From one Leptospira stimsonii genomic stretch:
- a CDS encoding alpha/beta fold hydrolase, which translates to MKRIEFAFAKLIKRSTSMFPFDSLKKICLILFSIFILHCGLFVETIPPGKILDEGEFDRFLKLGDVNYHYQDFPGTKGDIFLLHGFGSSTYTWTETIPYLRKSGYRIVSLDMKGFGWSDKPLEGDYRVERLQIEVASFLKALKLRNVVFIGNSLGGAIAALTSAKDPDLVGKLILIDAVGPYPMKKPLIIRMSNLPFAAEMMKTFYGKWLFHWNLKEVVFDPKVITEERIGAYFDRLRTLGGIESTVSFSRTLEDGFAKGYLGLVPTIKQPTLILWGKDDGWIPLTIGEQFHKDISNSQMIVFENCGHIPQEEIPEKTAKAILEFLSKESKNK; encoded by the coding sequence ATGAAAAGAATTGAGTTCGCCTTTGCAAAACTGATCAAGAGGTCAACATCTATGTTCCCATTCGATAGTTTAAAAAAAATCTGTCTGATTCTTTTTTCCATTTTTATCCTTCACTGTGGATTGTTTGTCGAAACGATCCCGCCGGGGAAAATTTTGGACGAGGGTGAATTCGATCGTTTTTTAAAGTTAGGTGATGTCAATTATCACTACCAGGATTTCCCCGGAACGAAAGGAGATATCTTTCTTTTGCACGGTTTTGGATCTTCGACTTATACTTGGACGGAAACGATTCCTTATTTGAGAAAATCCGGTTATAGAATCGTATCTTTGGACATGAAAGGTTTCGGTTGGTCGGATAAACCTCTGGAAGGAGATTACCGCGTGGAAAGGTTACAAATCGAAGTCGCGAGTTTCTTAAAAGCATTAAAGTTACGGAATGTAGTTTTCATCGGAAATTCTTTGGGTGGGGCGATCGCCGCTTTGACTTCGGCAAAAGATCCGGACCTCGTCGGGAAGTTGATTTTGATAGACGCAGTCGGTCCGTATCCGATGAAAAAACCTCTGATCATTCGGATGTCCAATCTCCCCTTTGCCGCAGAAATGATGAAAACCTTTTACGGAAAATGGCTTTTTCACTGGAACCTCAAAGAAGTCGTCTTCGATCCGAAGGTGATTACGGAAGAACGAATCGGCGCGTATTTCGATCGTCTTAGAACGTTAGGCGGAATTGAATCTACGGTTTCATTTTCGAGAACTTTAGAGGACGGCTTTGCAAAAGGATATCTCGGGCTCGTCCCGACCATCAAACAGCCGACTCTGATTCTCTGGGGAAAGGACGACGGATGGATTCCTCTTACGATCGGTGAACAATTTCACAAAGACATTTCCAATTCTCAAATGATCGTTTTTGAAAACTGTGGACACATTCCTCAGGAGGAAATCCCGGAAAAAACCGCGAAGGCGATTCTGGAATTCCTTTCCAAAGAATCGAAAAACAAATGA
- a CDS encoding glucose 1-dehydrogenase, whose protein sequence is MKDKVAIVTGGSTGIGKAVVQEFVTRGAKVVFCGRRSEEGKKVESEIRSKGGDVLFVACDVTSGEQVKNAVHFTIEKYGRLDFGINNAGIMGENHLLHEYPEDVWDKVVNVNLKGAWLSMKYQIPEILKVGGGAVVNVSSISGINGVVGINPYSAAKHGIIGLTKSAALEYAKKNIRINAICPGAVKTEILDELFHLAKDPLEAEKQLVKLHPLHRIATPEEVAKVAVWLCSSDASFITGTALPVDGGYSAK, encoded by the coding sequence ATGAAAGACAAAGTCGCGATTGTGACCGGAGGAAGCACAGGAATCGGGAAGGCCGTCGTTCAAGAATTCGTAACCCGGGGAGCGAAGGTCGTTTTTTGCGGCAGAAGATCCGAAGAGGGAAAAAAAGTAGAATCCGAAATCCGATCGAAAGGCGGAGACGTCCTCTTTGTCGCCTGCGACGTAACTTCCGGAGAACAAGTAAAGAACGCGGTTCATTTCACGATCGAAAAATACGGTCGATTGGATTTTGGAATCAACAACGCGGGGATCATGGGAGAAAACCATCTTTTGCACGAATATCCGGAAGACGTTTGGGATAAAGTCGTGAACGTGAATCTCAAAGGAGCTTGGCTCTCGATGAAATATCAAATTCCGGAAATTCTTAAAGTCGGAGGAGGGGCCGTAGTAAACGTATCTTCGATTTCGGGAATCAACGGAGTTGTGGGAATCAATCCGTATTCCGCGGCGAAACACGGAATCATCGGGTTGACCAAAAGTGCCGCATTGGAATACGCAAAGAAGAACATACGTATCAACGCAATTTGTCCCGGCGCGGTAAAGACTGAAATTTTGGACGAGCTCTTTCATCTTGCAAAGGATCCGCTGGAGGCCGAAAAACAACTCGTCAAACTTCATCCTCTTCATCGCATCGCGACTCCCGAAGAAGTCGCCAAAGTCGCCGTCTGGCTCTGTAGCTCCGACGCTTCCTTTATCACGGGCACGGCGCTTCCGGTCGACGGCGGTTATTCCGCCAAATAA
- a CDS encoding beta-ketoacyl-[acyl-carrier-protein] synthase family protein — protein MDKTKISKNSRVVITGIGVILPNTFSVETFWKNLSEGNSQIDTITRFKTHDMPVKVAAEMNDFDWKKYLPDLNEKHAKNYNRETFALMSAMEEARRDAKLDKDSVDPSKVGFIDSSSRASLAWWEHAWKLYHEEKNQSVFDRYSVLTSMASNPTNLTAIYANIQGFVTTITAACVGGHHAISLCYQAIRKGRAEVMYAGGHEFPLIKPLMMMYSDPASSVMSSEEKHPKSAIKPYDRNRDGFILGEGAAVLCMERMDRAIARGARIYAEVLGTFSYNEADHAMRMDLTGKKAATGLSRLLKISGMHLGDIDYFCGHGTATVNNDMAESRALKVLYNGLAKNKWAPLGSIKPIFGHTFGAAGIINVAATALMLEKQIICPTINLKDVDPECDHDHVAEGARKVRLRNAISMAFAIGSQSSFVSLTAPDL, from the coding sequence ATGGATAAAACGAAAATAAGCAAAAACTCCAGGGTCGTAATCACGGGAATCGGAGTTATACTTCCGAATACATTCTCAGTGGAGACATTCTGGAAAAACCTTTCTGAAGGAAATTCTCAGATCGATACCATCACACGATTCAAAACCCACGATATGCCCGTTAAGGTCGCGGCGGAGATGAACGATTTCGATTGGAAAAAGTATCTTCCGGACTTAAACGAAAAACACGCGAAGAATTACAACCGGGAGACTTTCGCTCTCATGTCCGCAATGGAAGAAGCAAGAAGGGATGCGAAATTGGATAAGGATTCGGTGGATCCTTCCAAAGTAGGCTTTATCGATTCTTCCTCTCGCGCGTCCTTGGCTTGGTGGGAACACGCTTGGAAACTCTATCACGAAGAAAAAAACCAAAGTGTTTTCGATCGTTATTCGGTTCTTACTTCGATGGCTTCCAATCCCACGAACCTAACCGCAATCTATGCGAATATTCAGGGATTCGTTACTACGATCACGGCCGCCTGTGTCGGCGGACATCACGCGATCAGTCTTTGTTATCAAGCCATTCGAAAAGGAAGAGCCGAAGTGATGTACGCAGGAGGACACGAGTTTCCCTTGATCAAACCTCTTATGATGATGTATTCGGATCCTGCGAGTTCGGTGATGTCATCCGAAGAAAAACATCCTAAGTCCGCAATCAAACCCTACGATAGAAACAGGGACGGTTTTATTCTTGGAGAAGGCGCCGCGGTTCTTTGTATGGAAAGAATGGATCGAGCCATCGCTCGAGGAGCCCGCATCTACGCCGAAGTGTTGGGAACCTTCAGTTATAACGAAGCGGACCACGCAATGAGAATGGATCTAACGGGAAAAAAAGCCGCGACCGGATTGAGTCGTCTTTTGAAGATCAGTGGAATGCATCTCGGCGATATCGATTATTTCTGCGGACACGGGACCGCAACGGTTAACAATGATATGGCGGAAAGCAGGGCCCTCAAAGTTCTATACAACGGCCTTGCAAAAAATAAGTGGGCGCCCCTCGGTTCGATCAAACCGATCTTCGGACATACGTTCGGAGCCGCTGGAATCATCAACGTAGCCGCAACCGCATTGATGTTGGAAAAACAGATCATCTGTCCGACGATCAATCTCAAAGACGTCGATCCGGAATGTGATCACGATCACGTGGCAGAGGGAGCCAGAAAGGTTCGTCTCAGAAACGCGATCTCCATGGCTTTTGCAATCGGCAGTCAGTCTTCTTTCGTAAGCCTGACCGCACCGGATCTTTAA
- a CDS encoding acyl-CoA thioesterase has translation MTDIQIEFPKTYHFSTELSIRKTDLALDIHVSFASILDLVMEAHLQFFQYLGFSVTNIYGKSIIFANAGILYQGELLYNDQVKIDVVLENLGEKSFDLYFRISKDQRREKVSLIKIRVLFFDYSIRKVVPVPEGFRKKFSDGKIPSYPSPPVGETENGGVTPSTTQVRTFDKLEVWKLAHNLILKVYKLGNQLEGSRVKDHVQLLEHLRSVATLLPVSIAGAWGSRILSQKIKNILKAKVHLEELRYLFILMEDLKVASVARELADLEVINGHLKKYLVRVRNGKTRKIS, from the coding sequence ATGACTGATATCCAAATCGAATTTCCGAAAACGTACCACTTCTCGACCGAGTTGTCGATCCGCAAAACGGATCTTGCTTTGGATATTCACGTTTCCTTCGCTTCGATTTTGGATCTGGTCATGGAAGCGCATTTGCAGTTTTTCCAATATCTCGGTTTTTCCGTTACGAACATTTACGGAAAGAGCATCATCTTCGCGAACGCGGGTATCTTATATCAGGGAGAATTGCTCTACAACGATCAGGTAAAGATCGATGTCGTTTTAGAAAATTTGGGAGAGAAGTCGTTCGATCTCTACTTCCGCATATCAAAGGATCAGCGAAGAGAGAAAGTTTCTCTTATAAAAATTCGGGTTCTTTTTTTCGATTATTCGATTCGAAAGGTTGTGCCCGTTCCGGAAGGATTTAGAAAAAAGTTTTCGGACGGAAAAATTCCTTCCTATCCTTCTCCTCCGGTCGGTGAGACGGAGAACGGGGGAGTCACCCCGTCCACCACTCAAGTGCGAACCTTTGATAAGTTGGAAGTTTGGAAACTCGCCCACAATCTAATCTTAAAAGTTTATAAACTCGGAAATCAATTGGAAGGATCCCGAGTCAAGGATCACGTGCAACTTCTGGAACATTTACGATCGGTTGCAACCCTCTTGCCGGTTTCCATCGCGGGCGCGTGGGGAAGTCGGATTCTTTCTCAGAAGATCAAAAATATTCTGAAAGCGAAGGTTCATCTTGAGGAACTTCGGTATCTTTTTATTCTGATGGAGGATCTGAAAGTCGCTTCCGTCGCAAGAGAACTTGCGGATTTGGAAGTGATCAACGGTCACCTGAAAAAATATCTCGTTCGAGTCAGAAACGGAAAGACGAGAAAAATATCTTAA
- a CDS encoding CoA-transferase, which produces MEANKKIFTNPDEMIREIVKPGMSLHLSATMSRPNALIYSLARCFQYTSPEFTISMAGIHSSAHALTISKIVKKMITGFAGDNYPKPSPNSLYSNLLDGTPFELELWSLLSLVQRLMAGAMRLPGFITNSLLGSDMILDKLGKTAFLFPDPQNVSQNENLPYTQDYKGKKGTDLAYILPLNPDYTLLHAVIGDEDGNLVLCPPSGEGYWGALAAKQGVIATVERIVPKGSIPPELVTIPGNRIVGLSVAEFGAHPQSLRVLNLPGISVFEGLSTYLDDYEFQIEANEAANVPSKAEKWYSDFVNLPGGHAEYLDRLGKTRLRRLKQIPEENKALKLEDPKTVNDSEQMIILAARAIQEYVKTKGYKTILAGIGAAHISAWTAAHFLEKEGIQVQVITELGFYSMKPHTGDVFLFSQLHTKDCTMLSDITSILGTVVPDHCLGVLGAAEVDWFGNINSTRTTKGKFLVGSGGANDIAASADCIVVAKANRGRFVKKVNYITSVGDRVMEAICQFGRFQRQPNSDHVFEFTHWIAPPSDEEMEPDEAVLRYTSWLPPDEDLTLQEEKPVTAEELTVLRELDPEKIYIEQFMVYTRLP; this is translated from the coding sequence TTGGAAGCAAACAAGAAGATCTTTACAAACCCGGATGAGATGATCCGAGAAATCGTGAAGCCCGGAATGTCGCTTCATCTTTCCGCGACGATGTCCAGACCCAACGCGCTCATCTATTCTCTTGCGCGTTGCTTTCAATACACGAGTCCGGAATTTACGATCAGCATGGCGGGGATTCATTCGAGCGCGCACGCGCTCACGATTTCCAAGATCGTAAAAAAAATGATCACAGGTTTTGCGGGCGACAACTATCCGAAACCTTCTCCGAATTCTCTCTACTCCAACCTCTTGGACGGAACTCCGTTCGAACTCGAACTCTGGTCTCTCTTGAGTCTAGTACAAAGACTGATGGCCGGAGCGATGCGTCTTCCCGGATTTATTACAAATTCTCTTTTGGGAAGCGATATGATCTTGGATAAGTTAGGCAAAACTGCTTTTCTGTTTCCGGATCCACAAAACGTTTCGCAAAATGAAAATCTTCCTTATACTCAGGATTATAAAGGTAAAAAAGGAACGGATCTAGCCTACATTCTTCCTTTAAACCCCGACTACACTTTGTTACACGCGGTCATCGGGGACGAAGACGGAAATCTTGTTCTCTGTCCTCCGAGCGGAGAAGGTTATTGGGGAGCGCTCGCGGCAAAACAAGGAGTCATCGCAACCGTGGAACGAATCGTTCCGAAAGGTTCGATTCCTCCGGAACTAGTTACCATTCCGGGAAACCGAATCGTAGGTCTTTCCGTTGCTGAGTTCGGCGCGCATCCACAATCTCTTCGCGTATTAAATCTTCCGGGAATTTCCGTGTTCGAAGGACTTTCCACCTATCTCGACGATTACGAATTTCAAATCGAAGCCAATGAAGCGGCGAACGTACCTTCCAAGGCGGAAAAATGGTATTCGGATTTCGTAAATCTTCCCGGAGGACACGCGGAATATTTGGATCGTTTGGGAAAAACTCGTCTCAGAAGATTGAAGCAGATTCCAGAGGAAAACAAGGCGCTCAAACTGGAAGACCCGAAGACGGTAAACGATTCCGAACAGATGATCATCCTTGCCGCAAGGGCGATTCAAGAATACGTAAAGACAAAAGGATACAAGACGATTCTTGCGGGAATCGGAGCCGCGCATATTTCTGCTTGGACGGCCGCTCATTTTTTGGAAAAGGAGGGAATCCAAGTGCAGGTCATCACGGAACTGGGATTCTATTCCATGAAACCTCATACCGGAGACGTATTTTTATTCAGCCAATTGCATACGAAAGATTGTACGATGTTATCGGACATCACGAGTATTTTAGGAACGGTGGTTCCGGATCATTGTCTTGGAGTTTTGGGCGCGGCGGAAGTGGATTGGTTCGGGAACATCAATTCAACCAGAACAACCAAAGGAAAATTTCTCGTCGGTTCCGGAGGCGCAAACGACATCGCGGCGAGTGCGGATTGTATCGTGGTAGCGAAAGCAAATCGAGGAAGATTCGTAAAAAAAGTAAATTACATTACTTCAGTGGGTGATCGAGTCATGGAAGCGATTTGCCAATTCGGTAGGTTTCAGAGACAACCGAACTCGGACCACGTTTTCGAATTCACACATTGGATCGCCCCTCCTTCGGACGAGGAAATGGAACCGGATGAGGCCGTTCTTCGTTATACTTCTTGGCTTCCCCCAGATGAGGACCTTACTCTTCAAGAAGAAAAACCGGTGACCGCGGAGGAACTGACCGTTTTAAGAGAATTGGACCCGGAAAAGATTTACATAGAACAATTTATGGTATATACAAGACTTCCATAA
- a CDS encoding ketoacyl-ACP synthase III — translation MSGKNLTSNGVRITGFGHYFPETIVTNEEIRSRLKFPEMHPAEKAVIGNIGVNERRRANEKETPMYMAAKVAEMALKDAGKKPEDVDLYILANWTDRYFLPDLAPQASKLSGTKNALAFDVSTACTGFVHGVQTASAFLSSGKFKNALVIGSERFSVRTRMGGYGEFTAGDAAAGAFLEFTGDKNFGIIDSFLQDDGDLSGIIVTGPPPQSYVKSYPELVTNAADLTLKSMDQLLEKNGLTIDDIDWVVPHPGTDVVVQDVLKRTKFPREKILMNFERVGNTSAASIPIVLSEFYYKGKFKKGDVFLTPAVGGGFYWGGLLFRL, via the coding sequence ATGAGCGGAAAAAATCTAACAAGCAACGGAGTGAGAATCACCGGTTTTGGTCATTATTTTCCAGAAACGATCGTGACGAATGAAGAAATCCGTTCGCGGTTGAAATTTCCCGAAATGCACCCCGCGGAAAAAGCAGTCATCGGAAATATCGGAGTCAACGAAAGAAGAAGAGCCAATGAGAAAGAAACGCCTATGTATATGGCGGCGAAAGTGGCCGAGATGGCTCTGAAAGACGCAGGGAAAAAGCCGGAGGACGTGGATCTCTACATTCTTGCAAACTGGACCGATCGTTACTTTCTTCCCGATCTCGCCCCGCAAGCATCCAAATTATCGGGAACAAAAAATGCGCTCGCCTTCGACGTAAGTACTGCCTGCACCGGATTCGTCCACGGAGTTCAAACGGCTTCCGCGTTTTTAAGTTCCGGCAAATTTAAGAATGCGTTGGTCATCGGAAGCGAACGATTTTCCGTACGAACACGCATGGGAGGTTACGGAGAATTCACCGCGGGAGACGCGGCGGCCGGTGCCTTCTTAGAATTTACAGGGGATAAGAATTTTGGAATCATCGATTCATTCTTACAAGACGACGGAGACCTTTCCGGAATCATCGTCACAGGACCACCTCCTCAGAGTTATGTGAAGAGTTATCCGGAACTTGTCACAAATGCGGCGGATCTCACACTCAAATCCATGGATCAACTCCTGGAAAAAAACGGACTGACGATAGACGACATCGATTGGGTGGTCCCACACCCCGGAACGGACGTTGTGGTTCAAGACGTTCTCAAAAGGACGAAGTTCCCAAGAGAAAAAATTCTCATGAACTTTGAACGTGTAGGAAACACATCCGCGGCTTCCATTCCGATTGTTCTATCAGAATTTTATTATAAAGGAAAATTCAAAAAAGGAGACGTATTCCTCACTCCGGCCGTCGGCGGAGGATTTTATTGGGGAGGACTCCTATTTCGTCTCTGA
- a CDS encoding adenylate/guanylate cyclase domain-containing protein, with product MWNETLLVQKKKALEGFGVLSKKSISRFIENLRSQDDWKLHRINPIRFARENDFETGEAIDLFLHSGKIGLIDFAYNMICPACGGVASSHTSLDQIEEKSFHCYICNLDVPATLDDQVEVSFSINPSIKKQNLDPLVDAETYLRYHISANFHKSKELLDFLGKNINGLIVLEPGITRNITLDAINVPAYQLSSVENNSAVYLYFDGEETPDDRVIDLSLLTSGFTPNELHLSPGKYELKVSNRTIAKAGFIIIKPDLPRILEIVKEHPTVIEPFLTAKMLLNNQTFRELFRIQQLSSKLNLNVKSLTILFTDLRGSTEMYDKAGDILAYRLVQEHFRLLTETVKKFHGAIVKTMGDAIMATFSSPLDGMFAALEMMTRIDEMNEEFKEHGHEIGLKVGLNEGPALAVINDERLDYFGQSVNIAARVQSLASAGEIWVTEPILSSPGIQEELSLRGYDSEKHEASLKGVGQKATVHKLYRFEERSELVGV from the coding sequence ATGTGGAATGAAACTCTTTTGGTGCAAAAGAAAAAAGCCTTGGAAGGATTTGGAGTTTTATCTAAGAAATCGATCTCTCGTTTTATCGAGAATTTGCGGTCTCAAGACGATTGGAAATTGCATAGGATCAACCCGATTCGGTTTGCAAGGGAAAACGATTTTGAAACGGGGGAGGCGATCGATCTCTTTCTACATTCCGGAAAGATCGGATTGATCGATTTTGCATACAATATGATTTGTCCGGCCTGTGGCGGCGTCGCGTCTTCTCATACTTCCTTGGATCAGATCGAAGAAAAAAGTTTTCATTGTTATATTTGTAATCTGGATGTTCCCGCGACTCTGGACGATCAAGTGGAAGTGAGTTTTTCGATCAACCCGTCGATCAAAAAACAGAATCTGGATCCTTTGGTCGATGCGGAAACCTATCTCAGATATCATATCTCGGCGAACTTTCACAAGTCCAAAGAACTTTTGGACTTTCTTGGTAAGAATATAAACGGCTTGATCGTATTGGAACCGGGAATCACCCGCAATATCACGTTAGACGCCATCAATGTTCCCGCTTATCAGCTCAGTTCGGTCGAGAACAATTCGGCGGTCTATCTGTATTTTGACGGGGAAGAAACGCCGGATGATCGGGTCATCGACTTAAGTTTACTCACGAGCGGTTTTACTCCGAACGAACTTCATTTGTCTCCGGGAAAATACGAACTCAAAGTTTCCAATCGGACGATCGCAAAGGCCGGCTTTATCATCATAAAACCGGATCTTCCGAGAATATTAGAAATCGTGAAAGAACATCCCACTGTGATTGAGCCGTTCCTGACCGCGAAGATGCTTTTGAACAATCAGACATTCCGAGAACTCTTTCGGATCCAACAACTGAGCAGTAAATTAAATCTGAACGTAAAAAGTCTTACGATTCTTTTTACGGACCTAAGAGGGTCCACGGAAATGTATGATAAGGCAGGGGATATTCTCGCCTATCGATTGGTTCAGGAACACTTTCGTCTTCTTACCGAAACCGTGAAGAAGTTCCACGGAGCGATCGTCAAAACGATGGGGGATGCGATCATGGCTACCTTTTCAAGTCCTCTGGACGGAATGTTTGCCGCTCTCGAGATGATGACTCGAATCGACGAGATGAATGAAGAATTTAAGGAGCATGGTCATGAGATCGGTTTGAAAGTCGGACTCAACGAAGGACCTGCGTTAGCCGTAATCAACGACGAAAGACTCGATTATTTCGGGCAAAGTGTGAACATCGCCGCTCGGGTCCAATCGCTCGCTTCCGCCGGAGAAATCTGGGTGACCGAGCCGATTCTTTCCAGTCCCGGAATTCAGGAAGAATTGAGCCTTAGGGGATACGATTCCGAAAAACACGAAGCTTCCTTGAAGGGAGTCGGTCAGAAGGCAACGGTTCACAAACTCTACAGATTCGAAGAACGGAGTGAATTGGTCGGCGTTTGA
- a CDS encoding SiaB family protein kinase yields MKTGGLHKQYDHSKKMKSVLYYQGAVTHDILGSLTEILKDRISNEKRKNKILNVFVEMAQNVSHYSSEREKDYGVGLILVKEKGHILKLSTANFLTSETATPLQEKLEHFLSLTGEEVKELYQEKIKGERPEDSKGAGLGFLEILKKSDFPFRSSFEKTQEGEVFFTLTVFFRLG; encoded by the coding sequence ATGAAAACAGGCGGACTCCACAAACAATACGATCATTCTAAAAAGATGAAATCGGTCCTTTACTATCAAGGCGCCGTGACCCACGATATTTTGGGAAGCCTAACCGAAATTCTAAAGGATCGAATCTCGAATGAAAAAAGGAAAAACAAAATTCTCAACGTATTTGTAGAGATGGCTCAGAACGTAAGTCATTATTCTTCCGAGAGAGAAAAGGATTACGGAGTCGGTTTGATCTTGGTAAAGGAGAAGGGTCATATTCTCAAACTCTCTACCGCGAACTTTTTAACCTCGGAAACGGCCACGCCGCTCCAAGAAAAACTCGAACACTTTCTCTCGCTTACGGGAGAAGAAGTGAAAGAACTCTATCAGGAGAAAATCAAGGGGGAAAGGCCGGAAGACAGCAAAGGAGCCGGTTTGGGATTTTTGGAAATATTAAAAAAATCCGATTTTCCGTTCCGTTCCTCTTTTGAAAAAACGCAAGAGGGAGAAGTGTTTTTTACCCTTACCGTTTTCTTTCGCTTGGGGTAA
- a CDS encoding LA_2478/LA_2722/LA_4182 family protein, translating into MNYKKTSLLVFVSLALFIFNCKGAGNPAAEMQELAKKSKDITCSKTVECAKEQFSKLPEAQRKFLPPMLQSKEACLESIEQNAAAQRAKTGKTEADEWKDATPEKVQAAKECMALIEKTSCSEMMSPNSPIQKSEACQFLSKK; encoded by the coding sequence ATGAATTACAAAAAAACGAGTTTGTTAGTTTTCGTCTCTTTGGCGCTTTTTATCTTCAATTGTAAAGGTGCTGGAAATCCGGCCGCAGAAATGCAAGAGCTTGCGAAGAAGTCCAAGGATATCACTTGTTCCAAGACCGTAGAATGTGCGAAGGAACAATTCAGCAAATTGCCGGAAGCTCAGAGAAAATTTCTTCCTCCGATGCTTCAATCCAAGGAAGCTTGTTTGGAATCGATCGAACAAAATGCCGCGGCTCAGAGAGCGAAAACCGGTAAAACCGAAGCCGACGAATGGAAGGACGCAACTCCCGAGAAAGTACAAGCGGCCAAAGAATGTATGGCCTTGATCGAGAAAACAAGTTGTTCCGAAATGATGTCGCCTAACAGTCCGATCCAAAAATCGGAAGCCTGTCAGTTTTTATCTAAAAAATAA
- a CDS encoding PP2C family protein-serine/threonine phosphatase, with translation MIIHYFGITEKGNFRSHNEDSMYVSGEIVAGTVSGSFGSTGIRDSSHSPLILALADGMGGHTSGEIASRLTLEKLAWMERAIQPLEELPRAGWQNLFRKINNEINEHALQTGKLGMGTTLVGALFGRRKVLVFNMGDSRAYHFSSRGIHKITVDHSFSDSVRGGSHSSRSYITSCIGGGTTDLQMDLFDITNSLSEGDRILLCTDGLTDVIKIDDLEEILKNATNVKEACSHLAEEANLRMTRDNTSVIVIEVKEMALSHAEPWKLTPSERKR, from the coding sequence ATGATTATTCATTATTTTGGAATTACGGAAAAAGGAAACTTTCGTTCGCATAACGAGGATTCCATGTATGTTTCCGGCGAGATCGTCGCCGGGACGGTTTCCGGTTCTTTCGGTTCCACGGGCATCCGCGATTCTTCCCATTCTCCTTTGATTCTCGCGCTCGCGGACGGAATGGGAGGTCATACCTCCGGCGAAATTGCAAGCCGTCTAACGTTGGAAAAACTCGCCTGGATGGAAAGAGCGATCCAACCTCTGGAAGAACTTCCCCGAGCCGGTTGGCAGAATCTTTTCCGGAAGATCAACAACGAAATCAACGAACACGCGTTACAGACCGGTAAACTCGGAATGGGGACGACCCTAGTCGGAGCTCTTTTCGGAAGAAGGAAGGTTCTTGTGTTCAATATGGGGGACAGCAGAGCCTATCATTTTTCCTCCCGAGGGATTCATAAGATTACAGTGGATCATTCCTTTTCGGATTCTGTCCGCGGAGGAAGTCATAGCTCCAGGAGTTATATCACGAGTTGTATCGGCGGAGGAACGACCGATCTTCAGATGGATCTTTTTGATATTACGAATTCCTTAAGTGAAGGAGACCGGATTCTTCTTTGTACCGACGGACTTACGGACGTAATCAAAATCGACGATTTGGAGGAGATTCTTAAGAACGCGACTAACGTAAAAGAAGCTTGTTCTCATCTTGCGGAAGAAGCGAATCTGAGAATGACAAGGGATAACACATCCGTCATCGTGATCGAAGTCAAGGAGATGGCTCTCTCCCACGCCGAACCGTGGAAACTTACCCCAAGCGAAAGAAAACGGTAA